One region of Hugenholtzia roseola DSM 9546 genomic DNA includes:
- a CDS encoding type II toxin-antitoxin system VapC family toxin, with translation MQFILDTNVVILAIKNSAFSRYFDETYLHDSTKTFYLSVVSVGEIASIARQNKWGSQKLKDLSLFLNKMIILSLDKRTYVDAYAFVETYSQGKLEGLPLPAGLTPRNMGKNDLWIAAFAKVLGATLITTDKDFNHLQPHIISVDYIEVQNFK, from the coding sequence ATGCAGTTTATTTTAGATACAAATGTTGTTATCTTAGCTATAAAAAATAGTGCATTTAGTCGCTATTTTGATGAAACGTATCTCCATGACTCCACTAAGACTTTTTATCTAAGTGTTGTGAGCGTGGGTGAGATAGCCTCTATTGCACGTCAGAATAAGTGGGGCAGCCAAAAACTTAAAGATTTAAGTTTGTTTTTAAATAAGATGATTATACTTTCGCTTGACAAACGTACCTACGTTGATGCCTACGCCTTTGTAGAAACGTATAGTCAGGGAAAGCTCGAAGGGCTGCCCTTGCCTGCGGGTCTGACTCCGCGCAATATGGGTAAAAACGATTTGTGGATTGCCGCCTTTGCCAAAGTATTAGGCGCGACCCTTATCACGACGGATAAAGATTTTAACCATTTACAACCCCATATTATTTCGGTAGATTACATAGAGGTACAAAATTTTAAGTAA
- a CDS encoding MBL fold metallo-hydrolase, whose amino-acid sequence MKVKVQLLGTGTSQGVPVITCDCAVCRSSDRRDNRLRASLWVEVAGQSWVIDTGPDFRAQMLRLGAKRLDAVLFTHQHKDHTAGLDDVRAFNFRQKKDMPLYGRVEVLNQIKEEFAYIFAAVKYPGIPQVELHTIENKPFEIGGIEVIPIEVMHHNLPVFGFRIGDFTYITDANRISPHELEKIRGTKVLIINALKQETHISHFSLEEALAVIADLKPECAYITHISHQMGLHAEVEKTLPPQVFLAYDGLSFEV is encoded by the coding sequence TTGAAAGTAAAAGTTCAACTTTTGGGTACAGGAACTTCGCAAGGCGTTCCCGTCATTACTTGCGACTGTGCCGTCTGCCGCTCTTCCGATAGACGCGACAACCGCCTGCGTGCTTCGCTTTGGGTAGAAGTAGCAGGGCAATCTTGGGTCATCGATACGGGTCCCGATTTTAGGGCGCAAATGTTGCGCTTAGGGGCAAAGCGTTTAGATGCCGTTCTTTTTACGCATCAGCACAAAGACCATACAGCAGGTTTAGATGATGTTCGCGCCTTTAATTTTCGTCAGAAAAAAGATATGCCACTTTATGGTCGTGTCGAGGTTTTAAACCAAATAAAGGAAGAGTTTGCTTATATTTTTGCCGCCGTCAAATACCCCGGTATTCCGCAGGTAGAGCTGCACACCATTGAAAACAAGCCCTTTGAGATAGGCGGCATCGAGGTAATTCCCATCGAGGTCATGCACCATAATTTGCCCGTTTTTGGGTTTCGTATTGGCGATTTTACCTACATTACTGATGCCAACAGAATTTCGCCACACGAATTAGAAAAGATACGTGGCACAAAGGTCTTAATCATCAACGCCTTGAAACAAGAAACGCATATTTCGCACTTTTCCCTCGAAGAAGCCTTAGCCGTTATCGCCGATTTGAAGCCCGAATGTGCTTATATCACACACATAAGCCATCAAATGGGTTTGCATGCCGAAGTGGAAAAGACGCTACCGCCACAGGTCTTTTTAGCGTATGATGGTTTGTCTTTTGAGGTATGA
- a CDS encoding ABC transporter permease has protein sequence MASFRQIRLIFWREYLVRVRKLSFWVTALLMPLLLVGMGLIPILIDYLIESERRVYVLDQTGKFSDAFTAFDAEEAIVFEFAPDAQNLKIEPFLDSLYLSKQTDYDAILIIPPDLHLENPTQIRLIAEKTVPLVLQKKIERKLANHIETLRLSRLGIDSKVLAEVQTKVSLTTQALAQEEKQTSSAFAMGLGYGGALLIYFFIFLFGTMVMKAVSEEKTNRIIEVLIASVKPFELMMGKIMGIAAVALSKFVLWVLLGMGVFTALGLFIGAKGGSHLESLSAIEKTDNFPTESLNGSLADPNLNALLEVQAGIRSLDWLLILPSFFFFFLFGYLFYAALSAAIGALLDNESDNQHLTLPITLPLIAGFLIASAVVNDPESSLAFWASMIPFTSPIVMLVRIPFGVAAWELGLSMTVLVLSFFVMVWVAARIYRIGILSYGKKIGYKDLWRWVLYQEK, from the coding sequence ATGGCTTCTTTTCGTCAGATACGCCTGATTTTTTGGCGTGAGTACCTTGTACGGGTGCGCAAACTCTCTTTTTGGGTTACGGCGTTGCTCATGCCTTTGCTTTTGGTAGGCATGGGGCTGATTCCAATTCTGATAGACTATTTGATAGAAAGCGAAAGGCGCGTTTATGTTTTAGACCAAACAGGCAAATTTTCGGACGCTTTCACCGCCTTCGATGCCGAAGAAGCGATTGTTTTCGAATTTGCACCCGACGCACAAAATTTGAAAATAGAACCTTTTCTCGATAGCCTCTATTTGAGCAAACAAACCGACTATGACGCTATTTTAATCATTCCGCCTGACCTTCACTTAGAAAATCCGACCCAAATTCGCTTAATCGCTGAAAAAACCGTCCCTTTGGTTTTACAGAAAAAGATAGAGCGAAAATTGGCAAATCATATCGAAACCCTGCGCCTTTCGCGTTTGGGCATTGATAGTAAGGTGCTGGCAGAAGTGCAGACGAAGGTTAGCCTAACGACACAAGCCCTTGCGCAGGAAGAAAAACAGACTTCCTCTGCCTTTGCGATGGGATTGGGCTATGGCGGTGCGCTGCTGATTTACTTCTTTATCTTTCTTTTCGGTACAATGGTCATGAAGGCTGTTTCCGAAGAAAAGACCAACCGTATCATCGAAGTTTTGATAGCTTCGGTCAAGCCCTTCGAACTTATGATGGGCAAGATTATGGGTATTGCAGCCGTTGCCCTCTCAAAGTTCGTGCTTTGGGTGTTGCTCGGCATGGGGGTTTTTACTGCACTTGGGCTTTTTATCGGTGCAAAAGGCGGTAGCCATTTAGAAAGCCTTAGCGCGATAGAGAAAACAGACAACTTTCCCACCGAAAGCCTCAATGGTAGCCTTGCCGACCCCAACTTAAATGCCCTTCTTGAAGTGCAGGCGGGGATTCGCAGTTTGGATTGGCTTCTTATTCTGCCTTCGTTTTTCTTTTTCTTCCTTTTCGGCTACCTTTTCTATGCGGCACTTTCAGCGGCGATAGGTGCGCTTTTAGACAACGAATCAGACAATCAACATCTGACCCTGCCTATTACCCTGCCGCTCATTGCAGGTTTTCTCATTGCGAGTGCTGTGGTAAATGACCCCGAAAGCAGTTTGGCTTTTTGGGCTTCTATGATACCCTTTACTTCGCCCATCGTCATGCTGGTGCGCATACCCTTTGGCGTAGCGGCTTGGGAGCTTGGACTTTCTATGACAGTTCTGGTGCTTTCTTTTTTTGTAATGGTCTGGGTAGCGGCAAGAATTTATAGGATTGGCATTTTGTCTTATGGCAAAAAAATTGGCTACAAAGACCTATGGAGATGGGTATTGTATCAGGAAAAGTAA
- a CDS encoding AAA family ATPase yields the protein MAYASDVEAADALHQKYKTLKSEVGKVIIGQDETVRLLLTAIFSRGHCLLIGVPGLAKTLLISTLSQVLDLQFNRIQFTPDLMPSDILGAETLDKDRNLRFVKGAIFSNIILADEINRTPPKTQAALLESMQEYAVTVAGVRYPLPLPFFVLATQNPIEQEGTYPLPEAQLDRFMFSVYLDYPSFEEELSVVKNTTSDKKVSLDKIINGEEILYFQDLIRRVPVADNVMEYAVRLVHKTRPNKPLATALTNDYLDWGAGPRASQYLILGAKCHALLHGKYSPDIEDVKAVSVAVLGHRIVRNFKAEAENLSAKQIIEKLW from the coding sequence ATTGCTTATGCTTCCGACGTAGAAGCGGCTGATGCCCTTCATCAAAAATACAAGACTTTAAAAAGTGAAGTCGGTAAGGTTATTATCGGACAAGACGAAACGGTGCGTCTGCTCCTGACTGCCATCTTTTCGCGCGGACATTGTTTGCTGATTGGGGTGCCGGGCTTGGCAAAGACCTTGCTCATTAGCACGCTTTCACAGGTTTTAGACCTACAATTCAACCGTATCCAATTCACCCCCGACCTGATGCCTTCCGACATCTTAGGTGCGGAAACATTGGACAAAGACCGAAATTTACGTTTTGTGAAAGGCGCGATTTTTTCTAATATCATTTTAGCCGACGAAATCAACCGTACTCCGCCCAAAACGCAGGCGGCACTTTTGGAGTCGATGCAAGAATATGCCGTTACTGTGGCAGGGGTGAGGTATCCGCTGCCATTGCCTTTTTTTGTGTTAGCGACTCAAAACCCCATCGAGCAGGAAGGGACATATCCGCTACCCGAAGCGCAGTTAGACCGTTTTATGTTTAGTGTCTATCTCGATTATCCCTCTTTTGAAGAAGAATTAAGCGTAGTAAAAAATACGACTTCGGATAAAAAAGTAAGCCTCGATAAGATTATCAATGGCGAGGAAATTCTCTATTTTCAGGATTTGATTCGCCGCGTGCCTGTGGCGGATAATGTCATGGAATACGCCGTCCGCTTGGTACATAAGACGCGCCCTAATAAGCCGCTGGCTACCGCCCTGACGAATGATTATTTAGATTGGGGAGCGGGACCTCGTGCCTCGCAGTATCTTATCTTGGGTGCAAAATGCCATGCCCTGCTTCATGGCAAATATTCGCCTGATATTGAAGATGTAAAGGCGGTTTCGGTAGCCGTTTTGGGGCATCGCATTGTACGCAATTTTAAAGCAGAAGCCGAAAATCTTTCCGCCAAACAAATCATAGAAAAACTTTGGTAG
- a CDS encoding D-glycero-alpha-D-manno-heptose-1,7-bisphosphate 7-phosphatase, which yields MTTEWTLFLDRDGVLNRKIEDDYVKSPDALEMLEGVGEALATLRPYFRRMVVVTNQQGIGKGLMSEADLQAVHQKLRAYLQTWGVYLDAIYFAPALAAENSPLRKPQVGMATQAQKEFPDINFEKSIMIGDSFSDMQFGKKIGAKTIFISAKPPKDDILPYIDAIAESLYLAQNQILSFLKN from the coding sequence ATGACGACCGAATGGACGCTCTTTTTAGATAGAGATGGCGTTTTGAATCGCAAGATTGAAGACGATTATGTAAAAAGCCCTGATGCCCTTGAAATGCTCGAAGGCGTGGGCGAAGCCTTAGCCACCTTGCGCCCTTATTTCAGACGCATGGTAGTCGTAACCAATCAGCAGGGCATTGGAAAAGGACTCATGAGCGAAGCCGATTTGCAAGCCGTTCATCAAAAATTACGCGCCTATCTCCAAACTTGGGGCGTTTATCTCGATGCGATTTACTTTGCACCTGCCTTAGCCGCCGAAAATTCGCCCCTGCGCAAGCCGCAAGTTGGCATGGCAACGCAAGCCCAAAAAGAGTTCCCCGACATAAATTTTGAAAAAAGCATCATGATAGGCGATAGCTTTTCGGATATGCAATTCGGAAAAAAGATAGGGGCGAAAACAATTTTTATCAGCGCAAAGCCACCCAAAGACGACATCTTGCCCTACATTGATGCCATAGCAGAAAGCCTTTATCTGGCTCAAAATCAAATCCTTAGCTTTTTGAAAAACTAA
- a CDS encoding TonB-dependent receptor, protein MRKILLQLLSVAMCLFLAQTAFGQGVTTSSMSGFVTDTKGEALPGATVVAVHEPSGSRYGSVTLADGRYNIPNARVGGPYTLTVSSVGYKEQVHKDIYLSLGVAFNADFKLSEDSEELSEVVVTAETDGLISSDRTGASTNLDNRAINSLPTISRSLNDFTRLTPQSNGTSFAGRDNRFNNYTIDGNIYNNNFGLSSDQFAGSNPVSLDAIEAVQINLAPYDVRTGGFTGASVNAITKSGTNEFSGSAYTFIRNQSFQGNKIGENELTFDDFNQNIIGARLGGPIIKNKLFFFVNVESETSTRPGQQNLAAAPGREGDNVTRVPAERLDFIRTSLRNIYGYDPGAYEGYDFATKNLRLNARIDYNISDKHKLAVRFNRFTSIDDTFINASSTSNSLPGGFGNRNSLNSMHFANSNYTTDQTTNSFVAELNSMFSSKIANNLNIGYTSFFQERGIPGDQAFPFIEVVEEGQYYTAMGNELFSVANNVRNNTFNVTNNLTYFGNKHTITAGFNLELMTFENSFNRFFHGVYRYGSYNDFVEAVINRNPDVQPTGFVQGFAFGSNPGSPAVDETAFGQFGLYVQDEFQVNRNFKLTYGLRMDGQFFPKELAENPAIRDNFKFANPAGGDSLVADVSALPKFTPLWSPRVGFNWDVLGDKSLQIRGGSGIFTGRIPFVWISNQVNNNGILRGFYVLQRNENRNDFDANPRPFNPDVRAYLPENPQPSSPSGDLAVTADDFRFPQVWRTNIGIDKTLPGGLVATLEGIYTRNINDVLPQNINLPASTGTFAGVDNRPFYGSNRINAPFNQAIYLTNTNKGYYAAVTLQVQKPFDNGLFASLAYTRSVSRDQGLTGGSTAGSLWTNPVLSDRNNPEVSFTRFDTPHRVVGLVSYSKEYAGFAKTTISLFYQGSAVGAFNENRFSYVIGGNMMGDNGTPLLFVPNSAEDIIFVDIVQNGETRFTAQQQRDAFEAYINQDDYLSGRKGDYAERNGAVFPWVHRFDLRFLQDFYVKVGKNEKRNTIQLSLDIMNFGNLLNSEWGVQSIVNQQTLLQYRGRDAENRPTFIMNLDRGELPTETFRKNINVSQVWQMQFGIRYIFN, encoded by the coding sequence ATGAGAAAGATTTTACTTCAACTCTTGAGTGTGGCGATGTGCTTATTTTTAGCACAAACCGCCTTCGGACAAGGTGTAACAACCTCAAGTATGAGCGGCTTCGTTACAGATACCAAAGGCGAAGCACTGCCTGGGGCTACTGTTGTTGCCGTTCATGAGCCTTCGGGTTCGCGTTATGGTTCTGTAACCCTTGCAGACGGACGCTACAATATTCCTAATGCACGTGTGGGCGGTCCTTATACGCTTACTGTTAGCTCGGTGGGCTATAAAGAACAAGTCCATAAAGACATCTACTTGAGCTTAGGCGTTGCTTTCAATGCTGACTTCAAACTATCGGAAGATAGTGAAGAACTAAGTGAGGTGGTGGTTACGGCAGAAACAGACGGACTAATTAGTTCTGACCGTACAGGTGCTTCTACGAATTTGGACAATCGTGCGATTAATTCTTTACCTACCATTAGCCGTAGCTTAAACGATTTCACACGCCTTACTCCACAGAGCAATGGAACAAGTTTTGCGGGTCGTGATAACCGTTTTAATAATTATACCATTGATGGTAATATCTACAACAACAACTTTGGTTTGAGCAGCGACCAATTTGCAGGTAGCAACCCCGTAAGTTTAGATGCGATTGAAGCAGTACAAATCAACCTTGCTCCCTACGACGTGAGAACGGGCGGTTTTACGGGTGCAAGCGTAAATGCGATTACTAAGAGTGGTACTAATGAATTTTCAGGTTCTGCTTATACATTTATTCGCAATCAGTCTTTTCAAGGCAATAAGATTGGTGAGAATGAACTTACCTTTGACGATTTTAACCAAAATATCATTGGCGCACGTTTGGGTGGTCCCATCATCAAAAACAAACTTTTCTTCTTTGTCAATGTAGAAAGTGAAACTTCTACTCGCCCTGGACAGCAGAACTTAGCGGCAGCTCCTGGGCGCGAAGGTGATAACGTTACACGTGTTCCTGCCGAACGTTTGGATTTTATCCGCACTTCACTTCGTAATATATACGGTTACGACCCTGGTGCTTATGAGGGGTATGATTTCGCAACAAAAAACTTACGCTTGAATGCACGTATTGATTACAACATCAGCGACAAGCACAAACTTGCCGTGCGTTTTAATCGATTTACAAGCATAGATGATACTTTTATCAATGCTTCAAGTACCTCTAATTCCTTGCCTGGTGGATTCGGCAATCGCAATTCGCTCAATTCAATGCACTTTGCCAACTCCAACTACACTACTGACCAAACTACTAATTCCTTCGTAGCGGAATTGAACTCTATGTTCAGCAGCAAAATCGCTAATAACCTCAATATCGGCTATACTTCTTTCTTCCAAGAGCGTGGTATTCCCGGCGACCAAGCGTTTCCTTTCATTGAAGTTGTTGAAGAGGGACAGTATTATACGGCTATGGGAAATGAACTTTTCTCTGTTGCTAATAATGTCCGCAACAACACTTTCAACGTTACAAACAACTTAACCTACTTTGGCAACAAGCACACCATTACTGCTGGTTTCAACTTAGAGTTAATGACCTTTGAAAACTCCTTTAATCGTTTCTTCCATGGGGTGTATCGCTATGGCTCTTACAACGACTTCGTAGAAGCGGTAATTAACCGCAATCCTGACGTACAACCGACAGGCTTTGTACAAGGCTTTGCTTTCGGCTCTAATCCTGGCTCGCCTGCTGTTGATGAAACAGCTTTCGGACAATTTGGACTTTACGTGCAAGATGAGTTCCAAGTAAATCGTAACTTTAAACTTACTTATGGCTTGCGTATGGACGGACAATTCTTCCCTAAGGAATTGGCTGAAAACCCTGCTATTCGCGACAACTTCAAGTTTGCAAACCCTGCTGGCGGCGATTCGCTTGTCGCAGATGTGTCTGCTTTGCCTAAATTTACCCCTCTTTGGTCGCCTCGCGTAGGTTTCAACTGGGACGTTTTGGGTGATAAGAGTCTACAAATTCGCGGTGGTTCGGGTATCTTTACGGGTCGTATTCCTTTTGTTTGGATTTCTAACCAAGTCAATAACAATGGTATCTTGCGTGGTTTCTATGTATTACAACGCAATGAAAACCGCAACGACTTTGATGCCAATCCACGTCCGTTCAATCCTGACGTGCGCGCATATTTGCCTGAAAATCCACAGCCTTCTTCGCCAAGTGGTGACTTAGCAGTAACAGCAGACGACTTCCGCTTCCCACAAGTTTGGCGTACCAATATTGGTATCGATAAGACCCTTCCTGGCGGTTTGGTAGCAACGTTAGAAGGTATTTACACACGCAATATCAACGACGTTTTGCCACAAAACATTAACCTTCCCGCTTCCACAGGTACTTTCGCAGGGGTAGATAACCGTCCTTTCTACGGTAGCAATCGCATCAATGCGCCTTTCAATCAGGCTATCTATCTGACCAACACAAACAAAGGCTACTATGCCGCTGTTACTCTACAAGTGCAAAAGCCTTTCGACAATGGTCTTTTTGCAAGTCTTGCCTATACCCGTAGCGTATCGCGCGACCAAGGCTTGACAGGTGGTTCTACCGCTGGTTCGCTCTGGACAAACCCCGTTCTTTCAGACCGCAACAACCCCGAAGTGAGCTTTACTCGTTTTGATACGCCTCATAGAGTTGTGGGTCTTGTGTCTTATTCAAAAGAATATGCAGGTTTTGCTAAAACTACTATTTCTCTCTTCTATCAAGGTAGTGCTGTGGGCGCGTTCAATGAAAACCGCTTCAGCTACGTTATCGGTGGTAACATGATGGGTGATAACGGTACGCCACTCCTTTTTGTACCAAATTCTGCTGAAGACATTATCTTTGTAGATATCGTACAAAACGGTGAAACTCGTTTCACAGCACAGCAGCAACGCGACGCTTTTGAAGCTTACATCAATCAAGACGACTATCTTTCTGGTCGTAAAGGCGACTATGCAGAACGCAACGGTGCAGTATTCCCTTGGGTACACCGTTTCGACCTTCGCTTCTTGCAAGATTTCTACGTAAAAGTAGGCAAGAACGAAAAGCGCAATACTATCCAACTTAGCCTCGACATCATGAATTTCGGCAACTTGCTTAACTCTGAATGGGGAGTACAAAGCATCGTAAATCAACAGACTCTTTTGCAGTATCGCGGCAGAGATGCTGAAAACCGTCCTACTTTCATAATGAACTTGGATAGAGGCGAGCTTCCTACTGAAACATTCCGTAAGAACATCAACGTAAGCCAAGTATGGCAGATGCAATTTGGTATCCGCTATATCTTCAACTAA
- a CDS encoding hemerythrin domain-containing protein: MKAQFLAYQDSRKRVFFEKCVSLGLRKNTFEFSNLSLTMNFPTTRIETLVEQDYMVGAALHRFGIDFYRYEDKTFSEVCREKGIDAPLLWQQIEKTAQKIRHQAPPKNLSNFPIQVILDYLYHTHRIFIRQQIPYMAALVEAMKPLQLPRHFRTIVEDLKVAFPLFAQDFIHHIFEEEAHLFEYITLLDKALLGQVCILKTYFPMEKFSLAQAAHQHSQDDDEMEGIRLLTNQYELLPYTPLIIRVLYAELQHFEKLLSLHAAIEDDILFPKALVLEQKVKDNWQQIVKWS, encoded by the coding sequence ATGAAGGCACAATTTTTAGCCTATCAGGATAGCAGAAAGCGCGTTTTTTTCGAAAAATGCGTATCTTTGGGGCTACGCAAAAATACCTTCGAGTTTTCTAATCTCTCGCTAACGATGAACTTCCCAACTACACGCATAGAAACCTTAGTAGAGCAAGACTACATGGTCGGAGCTGCCTTGCACCGCTTTGGCATCGATTTTTATCGTTATGAAGACAAAACTTTTTCGGAGGTGTGCAGAGAAAAAGGAATAGATGCGCCACTTCTTTGGCAACAAATAGAAAAGACGGCGCAAAAGATTAGGCATCAAGCCCCCCCAAAAAACCTATCTAATTTTCCTATTCAGGTGATTTTGGATTATCTCTATCATACGCACCGTATTTTTATCCGACAGCAAATTCCCTACATGGCTGCACTGGTAGAGGCGATGAAGCCTTTGCAGTTGCCCCGCCATTTTCGCACGATAGTAGAAGATTTGAAGGTAGCCTTTCCCCTTTTTGCCCAAGATTTTATTCACCATATCTTTGAAGAAGAAGCGCACCTTTTCGAGTACATTACGCTTTTAGATAAGGCACTTTTAGGGCAGGTTTGTATCTTGAAGACTTATTTTCCGATGGAAAAATTTTCCTTAGCCCAAGCCGCCCACCAGCATAGCCAAGATGATGACGAAATGGAGGGGATTCGCCTGCTTACTAATCAGTATGAACTCTTGCCTTATACACCCTTGATTATCAGGGTCTTATATGCAGAATTGCAACATTTTGAAAAGTTGCTTTCCTTGCATGCTGCCATAGAAGATGATATTTTGTTTCCCAAAGCCTTAGTATTGGAACAAAAAGTAAAAGATAATTGGCAGCAAATTGTAAAATGGTCTTGA
- a CDS encoding 2,3,4,5-tetrahydropyridine-2,6-dicarboxylate N-succinyltransferase: MLTLETKLLIEQAWEDRSLLDRHETQEAIFSVIAALDKGQIRTAEPISDPKAAQNQTWQVNDWVKKAVILYFPLRKMETQEVGIYEYHDKIPLKSNYAGLGVRVVPPAVARYGAFIEKGVVLMPSYVNIGAYIGSGTMVDTWATVGSCAQIGQNVHLSGGVGIGGVLEPVQAAPVIVEDGAFIGSRCILVEGVRIGKEAVLGANVVITGSSKVIDVTGTEPIVHQGYVPPRSVVIPGSYTKKFPAGEYQVPCALIIGRRKESTDLKTSLNQALRENDVVV, from the coding sequence ATGCTAACTCTCGAAACCAAACTTCTTATCGAGCAGGCTTGGGAAGACCGTAGCCTTTTAGACCGACACGAAACACAAGAGGCTATTTTTAGCGTTATCGCTGCCTTAGATAAAGGGCAAATCCGCACCGCCGAACCCATTTCAGACCCAAAAGCAGCGCAAAACCAGACTTGGCAAGTCAATGATTGGGTGAAAAAAGCCGTTATTTTGTACTTTCCTTTGCGAAAGATGGAAACGCAGGAAGTAGGCATCTATGAATATCACGACAAAATCCCGCTTAAAAGCAATTATGCAGGCTTGGGGGTGCGTGTAGTGCCGCCTGCGGTAGCGCGTTATGGGGCTTTCATTGAAAAAGGAGTCGTTTTGATGCCTTCTTATGTCAATATCGGTGCTTATATCGGTTCGGGTACGATGGTCGATACTTGGGCAACGGTGGGCAGTTGCGCCCAAATTGGGCAAAATGTGCATCTAAGTGGCGGCGTAGGCATTGGCGGCGTATTAGAACCTGTGCAGGCAGCCCCTGTAATTGTAGAAGATGGCGCATTTATTGGCTCGCGCTGCATTTTGGTAGAAGGGGTGCGCATAGGCAAAGAAGCCGTTTTGGGTGCGAATGTCGTCATTACGGGTAGCTCAAAAGTGATTGATGTTACAGGCACAGAGCCGATTGTGCATCAGGGATATGTGCCGCCGCGTTCGGTGGTGATACCGGGTAGTTATACCAAAAAATTCCCCGCAGGCGAATATCAAGTGCCTTGCGCCCTTATCATTGGCAGGCGCAAAGAAAGCACCGATTTGAAAACTTCCCTCAACCAAGCCCTGCGCGAAAATGACGTGGTGGTATAA
- a CDS encoding outer membrane beta-barrel protein, which yields MKKIFLLLLVSLAWLSASQVQAQDPYTKLFSGMRAGIGVTQLATTVKVDSITVNGIRYDSALTRHNSRARFGFQAGFFVQKQFNERVGLRADLLYAESGGSYQVKINKFERHTLRYFQFQPSVIVNVAPKASFNRFFVKAAPVVRLIASVHVEDIDQELSRNYAKLDYGATLGVTYMIKISRYVWLTLDAEGYYGFANIEKNNRDIVKTRNRGINWGAGFAIPIK from the coding sequence ATGAAAAAAATCTTTTTACTTCTTTTGGTGTCTTTGGCATGGCTCTCTGCCTCCCAAGTACAGGCACAAGACCCTTATACAAAGCTATTTAGCGGCATGCGAGCAGGTATTGGCGTTACGCAATTAGCCACAACTGTCAAGGTAGATAGCATCACTGTCAATGGAATCCGCTACGATAGTGCTTTGACAAGACACAACAGCAGGGCGCGATTCGGCTTTCAGGCGGGCTTTTTCGTACAAAAGCAGTTCAACGAGCGCGTAGGCTTGCGTGCCGATTTGCTCTACGCCGAGTCGGGCGGTTCGTATCAGGTCAAAATCAACAAGTTCGAACGCCATACCTTGCGTTATTTCCAATTTCAACCTTCGGTGATTGTCAATGTCGCGCCTAAGGCAAGTTTCAACCGTTTCTTTGTCAAGGCTGCCCCTGTGGTGCGCCTGATTGCCAGCGTTCATGTAGAGGACATAGACCAAGAACTTTCGCGCAACTACGCCAAACTTGACTACGGTGCTACTTTGGGCGTAACCTATATGATTAAAATTTCGCGCTATGTCTGGCTTACCTTAGATGCAGAAGGGTATTATGGCTTTGCCAACATAGAGAAAAACAACCGCGACATCGTCAAGACTCGCAATCGCGGCATCAACTGGGGCGCAGGTTTTGCCATTCCCATCAAATAA